From one Microlunatus sp. Gsoil 973 genomic stretch:
- a CDS encoding acVLRF1 family peptidyl-tRNA hydrolase, producing the protein MSEPATRRIAIARERLPRWITGFAERHGAPEPEVTIDGSVCILHAPDRATARIAVPFGPLVTGGRDDRSVIEGLVDHVLTDRRVGALLVRRGGFAVGVFDGTRLVDSKVGSSYVQSRTKAGGWSQQRYARRRGNQARQLYDRAADAAASVLLPVADDLEAVARGGDRAGVDAVLDDPRFREITKLVLPRIYPTEDPRLRVLEAFPEAYLAITIELNELA; encoded by the coding sequence GTGAGCGAACCGGCGACGCGCAGGATCGCAATCGCGCGGGAGCGTCTGCCACGGTGGATCACCGGCTTCGCCGAACGACACGGCGCGCCCGAGCCCGAGGTCACCATCGATGGATCCGTCTGCATCCTGCATGCTCCCGATCGCGCGACGGCTCGCATCGCCGTACCGTTCGGCCCGCTGGTCACCGGCGGTCGGGACGATCGGTCGGTGATCGAAGGACTTGTTGATCATGTTCTGACCGACCGGCGGGTCGGTGCGCTGTTGGTCCGGCGCGGCGGCTTCGCCGTCGGGGTCTTCGACGGTACGCGACTGGTCGACTCCAAGGTCGGCTCGTCCTATGTGCAGAGCCGGACCAAGGCCGGCGGCTGGTCCCAGCAGCGGTACGCCCGGCGTCGCGGCAACCAAGCGCGCCAGCTGTACGACCGGGCCGCGGATGCGGCCGCCTCGGTACTCCTGCCGGTCGCTGATGATCTTGAGGCCGTCGCTCGCGGAGGCGACCGGGCGGGCGTCGACGCCGTCCTGGACGACCCGCGGTTCCGGGAGATCACAAAGCTCGTGCTGCCGCGGATCTACCCCACCGAGGATCCCAGACTCCGTGTCCTGGAAGCGTTTCCGGAAGCGTACCTGGCAATCACCATCGAGCTGAACGAACTGGCCTGA